The following proteins are encoded in a genomic region of Mus caroli chromosome 18, CAROLI_EIJ_v1.1, whole genome shotgun sequence:
- the LOC110284945 gene encoding serine protease inhibitor Kazal-type 7, translating to MKLVGGLLLLFAATYVCNCSEVTSHPSVTVDCDIYKKYPVVAIPCPIVNIPVCGSDYITYGNKCKLCTEILRSNGKIQFLHEGHC from the exons ATGAAGCTTGTTGGTGGTCTCCTGCTGCTCTTCGCAGCAACCTATGTCTGCAACTGCTCTG AAGTTACTAGCCACCCTTCAGTAACA GTGGACTGTGACATATACAAGAAGTACCCAGTGGTGGCCATCCCTTGCCCCATTGTAAACATACCAGTTTGTGGATCTGACTACATCACTTATGGGAATAAATGCAAGCTGTGTACAGAGATCTT GAGAAGCAATGGAAAAATCCAGTTTCTTCATGAAGGGCACTGCTGA
- the Spink13 gene encoding serine protease inhibitor Kazal-type 13 — translation MKRSGCWHQRMLLSLVLLIWTHVTFSALIRSHNFSRWPKPPCKMYYPIDPDYEANCPDVKAYVCATNGLTYKNECFFCIDRWEFGPHIQFVKYGKCE, via the exons ATGAAAAGAAGTGGCTGCTGGCACCAGAGGATGCTGCTCTCCCTCGTACTTTTGATTTGGACACATGTTACTTTTTCAG CGCTTATCAGATCACATAACTTTTCTCGATGGCCTAAG CCTCCATGCAAAATGTATTACCCAATAGACCCTGATTATGAAGCTAACTGTCCAGATGTGAAAGCATATGTTTGTGCTACCAATGGCTTGACCTACAAGAACGAGTGTTTCTTTTGCATTGACCGGTG GGAGTTTGGACCTCACATCCAGTTTGTCAAATATGGAAAGTGTGAATAG